Proteins encoded within one genomic window of Sulfolobales archaeon:
- the rgy gene encoding reverse gyrase, with the protein MLKVVFKHLCPNCGREDISSERLDKGLACEKCMPVDSALVREGLMKAVKERDKEVEYIDSIFREFIKAPMWGLQRFWVRRFIENESFAMIAPTGSGKTTTQIILSIYAAAKLGKRVLILLPTSVLAYQVQRKILELVKLMNLEDSIVAGYHSYLRESEKKENLEKINKARIIVTTTMSLMRRPEIYTQRVDIAFIDDVDSFLRRSKSIDFVLDMLGIDRKLREDVERIIERERELRKLARTSPDKYEEELKKIIEARNQIRGRSRAQIIVSGATQTTRKTKRIILLETLVGFTTGRRIEVKRRVIDSYVEIPEKETPEKKVLEIVKKLGSGGIIFIPLDIGAEYADKLEKILIEHGIKARNFLRSGKKAFDQFASGEIDVLIGIASTRSPLTRGIDLPEVVRYAVFVGVPKFKIRIDVNEFHPARWLILLNALRDVIPKQYQEEADFILGALSNVRYIRSEELEKVRESLKKGVQLEGFLEYVRKVGEKTMKFFERILSEEDSIKALEKSPFISFSRDKGEYIFTVPDTAAYLQASGRTSRLYAGGVTLGLSVLLVDDVKAFNLLIRDMKWYVDEVSWSRYEDLDIDNILKEIDLDRERVRLIKSGKAVGEFKDLVKTKLFIVESPNKARTIGRLFGKPVSRVYKDLQTYETMLEDSLLIVTASGGHIVDLVQNEGLFGVLVRTRSEEASVEFIPVYTSLKRCANCGRTVPEDVSRCPYCRATVFRSMKPYIEALRILASQVDEVLIGTDPDSEGEKIAWDLYLLLKPFNSNIKRVRFHEVTRRGILEAIRNPEKFDENMIKAQIIRRIEDRWIGYSLSPILWKEFKLNYLSAGRVQTPVLGFVVERSREASKKVELIDLELENGTRFVIRAPKGTYERILKEGSVKIKDLTISEEIINPPPPFTTDSLLMQASSSLKAPTERIMKIAQKLFELGLITYHRTDSTTISTFGLNIAREYISTNFGDKYFIPRKWESPGAHEGIRPTRAVDSHRLRILIKAGVIKIQGPLSEEDLRVYDMIFRRFIASQMPPAKVLRMNFKLVAGGFEQSFSVIKDIIDPGFTLVQPIQISKMNVSEGEYAIKRIEYKLISEKPLYTYSDLVSLMKENGIGRPSTYATIIETLRRRRYITEIPRARSKVTSTKLGNMVYEYLSKNYQPYINIERTRELEKKMDLVEEGKIDYNTVLTELYKEIKKIINDAVNDKGVEYPNLNMDLLKKF; encoded by the coding sequence ATGCTTAAAGTAGTATTTAAACATCTCTGCCCCAACTGTGGTAGAGAAGATATTTCATCTGAGAGATTAGATAAAGGTCTTGCATGCGAGAAGTGTATGCCTGTAGATAGTGCTCTTGTTAGAGAAGGTCTTATGAAAGCTGTGAAAGAGAGGGATAAAGAAGTTGAGTATATAGATTCCATATTTAGAGAATTTATCAAAGCTCCTATGTGGGGTCTTCAGAGATTTTGGGTGAGAAGATTTATAGAGAACGAGAGCTTTGCTATGATCGCTCCGACGGGCAGTGGTAAAACCACGACTCAAATAATTCTCTCAATCTACGCAGCTGCAAAACTTGGCAAGAGAGTTCTTATATTGCTTCCTACAAGCGTTCTAGCATATCAGGTTCAGAGAAAAATTCTAGAGCTTGTAAAGCTTATGAATCTAGAAGATTCAATTGTAGCAGGATATCATTCTTATCTTAGAGAAAGCGAGAAGAAGGAGAATCTAGAGAAAATAAACAAAGCTAGGATCATTGTGACCACCACTATGAGCTTAATGAGAAGACCCGAGATCTATACCCAGAGAGTTGATATAGCTTTCATAGATGACGTAGATAGCTTTCTGAGAAGAAGTAAAAGCATCGACTTTGTACTTGACATGCTAGGAATCGATAGAAAGCTTAGAGAAGACGTTGAAAGAATTATAGAGAGAGAAAGAGAATTAAGAAAACTTGCGAGAACAAGTCCTGATAAGTATGAAGAGGAGTTGAAAAAGATTATAGAGGCTAGAAATCAGATCAGAGGAAGAAGTAGAGCTCAGATAATAGTTAGCGGAGCAACTCAGACAACAAGAAAAACGAAAAGAATCATATTGTTAGAAACCTTAGTAGGTTTTACAACAGGAAGAAGAATCGAAGTAAAAAGAAGAGTTATAGATAGCTATGTAGAGATACCTGAAAAAGAGACGCCAGAGAAGAAGGTTTTAGAGATTGTGAAAAAACTTGGTTCTGGAGGCATAATCTTCATACCACTAGACATAGGCGCTGAATACGCCGATAAGCTTGAGAAGATCCTTATAGAACACGGTATCAAAGCTCGAAACTTTCTGAGATCTGGAAAGAAAGCATTTGATCAATTTGCATCAGGAGAGATCGATGTACTGATCGGTATAGCATCCACTAGAAGTCCTCTTACTAGGGGGATAGATCTCCCTGAGGTAGTTAGATACGCTGTATTTGTAGGAGTTCCAAAGTTCAAGATTAGAATAGATGTGAACGAGTTTCATCCTGCTAGATGGCTTATACTTCTTAATGCACTAAGAGACGTAATACCCAAGCAATATCAAGAAGAGGCAGACTTCATTCTAGGAGCTTTATCTAATGTAAGATATATCAGATCAGAGGAGCTAGAAAAGGTTAGAGAATCACTTAAAAAAGGAGTGCAACTCGAAGGATTTTTAGAGTATGTTAGAAAAGTTGGTGAGAAAACCATGAAATTCTTCGAGCGAATATTATCTGAGGAAGATTCTATAAAAGCTCTTGAGAAGAGTCCTTTTATATCTTTCTCTAGAGATAAAGGTGAATACATATTCACAGTTCCAGATACTGCAGCATATCTTCAGGCTAGTGGAAGAACTAGCAGGCTTTACGCAGGTGGTGTGACCCTTGGACTAAGCGTATTGCTGGTAGACGATGTAAAAGCCTTCAACCTGTTGATCAGAGATATGAAATGGTATGTAGACGAGGTTTCATGGAGTAGGTATGAGGATCTTGATATAGATAATATACTGAAAGAAATCGATCTAGATCGAGAGAGGGTCAGACTTATTAAATCAGGAAAAGCTGTTGGAGAATTCAAGGATCTCGTGAAAACAAAACTCTTTATAGTAGAGTCTCCGAACAAGGCTAGAACCATAGGAAGATTATTCGGGAAACCTGTCTCGAGAGTATACAAGGATCTTCAGACATATGAGACTATGTTAGAAGATTCATTGCTTATAGTGACTGCTAGCGGAGGTCATATAGTGGATCTAGTTCAAAACGAAGGACTTTTCGGAGTTCTTGTAAGAACGAGATCAGAGGAAGCATCTGTTGAATTCATACCTGTCTACACATCTCTTAAAAGATGTGCCAACTGTGGCAGAACTGTTCCAGAGGATGTTAGCAGATGCCCTTACTGCAGAGCTACAGTATTTAGAAGTATGAAGCCTTATATAGAAGCTTTAAGAATTTTAGCAAGTCAAGTTGATGAAGTATTGATCGGTACAGATCCTGATAGTGAGGGAGAAAAGATAGCATGGGATCTATATCTACTGCTAAAACCTTTCAATAGTAATATAAAGAGAGTTAGATTCCACGAGGTTACTCGCAGAGGTATTCTAGAGGCTATAAGAAATCCTGAGAAATTTGATGAAAACATGATAAAAGCCCAGATCATTAGAAGAATCGAGGATAGATGGATAGGATACTCTCTAAGCCCCATACTCTGGAAAGAATTTAAACTAAACTATCTCTCGGCAGGAAGAGTTCAAACCCCTGTGCTAGGATTTGTTGTCGAGAGATCTAGGGAAGCATCTAAAAAAGTAGAGTTGATAGATCTAGAGCTTGAAAACGGAACCAGATTCGTTATAAGAGCTCCAAAAGGAACCTACGAAAGAATTCTTAAGGAAGGATCTGTAAAAATAAAAGATCTTACCATATCTGAGGAGATCATAAATCCTCCGCCTCCCTTCACCACAGATTCTCTCCTCATGCAAGCATCCTCATCTCTGAAAGCTCCCACAGAAAGGATCATGAAAATAGCTCAGAAGCTTTTCGAACTAGGTCTTATAACATATCATAGAACTGACAGCACTACTATAAGTACTTTTGGACTTAACATAGCGAGAGAATATATATCTACAAACTTCGGAGATAAATACTTCATACCTAGAAAATGGGAGAGTCCTGGAGCTCATGAAGGTATAAGACCTACAAGAGCTGTCGACAGTCATAGACTTAGGATTCTAATTAAAGCTGGAGTTATAAAGATCCAGGGTCCATTAAGCGAAGAAGATCTAAGAGTCTACGACATGATCTTTAGAAGGTTCATAGCCAGTCAGATGCCTCCAGCCAAGGTTCTTAGAATGAATTTCAAACTAGTAGCGGGAGGATTTGAACAGAGCTTCTCGGTTATTAAAGATATTATTGATCCTGGATTCACTCTAGTACAACCTATCCAGATCAGCAAGATGAATGTTTCTGAAGGAGAATATGCTATAAAGAGAATCGAGTATAAGCTTATCAGCGAAAAGCCTCTCTATACATACTCAGACCTTGTATCATTGATGAAAGAGAATGGAATAGGAAGACCTTCAACCTATGCAACTATAATTGAAACTCTGAGAAGAAGAAGATACATAACTGAGATACCTAGAGCGAGGTCTAAGGTTACATCTACAAAGCTTGGTAACATGGTCTACGAGTATCTTTCGAAAAACTATCAGCCTTATATAAATATCGAGAGAACAAGAGAACTAGAAAAGAAAATGGATCTCGTCGAAGAAGGTAAAATAGACTACAACACTGTTTTAACAGAGCTGTACAAGGAGATAAAAAAGATAATAAATGATGCCGTGAATGATAAAGGTGTTGAATATCCTAATCTCAATATGGATCTGCTTAAGAAGTTTTAA
- a CDS encoding ABC transporter ATP-binding protein — MSDNVIILKDVWKIYRSGGFIVEALRGVTLHITRGEIALVHGPSGSGKTTLLKIIAGLERPDKGSVIVDGYELTVLDEEGLALIRNTVVGYIPQDYGLVEDFTAWENVELPLLIAGFPKDRRESAVASILEYVGLTHRKDVVVRKLSGGERQRVAIARALVNTPSVLLADEPTANLDWENTKVIMDLFKEIKRDFNTSIVIVSHDPRIIDYADKFILLYEGRVKEFRERSSGR, encoded by the coding sequence GTGAGTGATAACGTAATTATATTAAAAGACGTGTGGAAGATCTATAGATCTGGAGGGTTCATTGTTGAGGCTCTAAGAGGTGTGACGCTGCATATAACAAGAGGCGAGATAGCACTTGTACACGGTCCATCAGGTTCTGGAAAAACTACTCTCCTCAAGATCATAGCAGGTCTTGAAAGACCTGACAAAGGATCTGTAATTGTAGATGGTTATGAGCTTACAGTATTAGATGAAGAGGGTCTGGCGCTCATAAGAAATACCGTCGTAGGCTACATACCTCAGGATTATGGTCTCGTAGAAGATTTCACAGCTTGGGAGAACGTAGAACTCCCTCTACTTATAGCAGGATTTCCTAAGGATAGGCGTGAAAGCGCTGTAGCTTCAATATTAGAATATGTAGGGCTTACACATAGAAAAGACGTGGTTGTTAGAAAGCTGAGTGGTGGTGAGAGACAGAGAGTAGCTATAGCAAGAGCTCTTGTTAATACTCCAAGCGTGCTTCTAGCCGATGAACCCACGGCGAATCTAGACTGGGAGAATACTAAGGTTATAATGGATCTCTTTAAAGAGATCAAGAGAGATTTTAATACCTCAATAGTTATAGTATCTCATGATCCTAGGATTATAGATTATGCAGATAAATTCATACTCCTATATGAAGGAAGAGTAAAAGAATTTCGAGAGAGATCTTCAGGAAGATAA
- a CDS encoding tyrosine--tRNA ligase yields the protein MDVEGRLKKIMEGVQEVITVNELKDLLERGGGVGYLGFEPSGIFHIGWFVWALKFKDLIEAGFKMKLLSATWHAWINDKLGGDIELIKKASDHVVEVLEIIGISRSSYQLVYAEDLVSDSNYWVLLLKVAKNTTLARAKRALTIMGRKADEAEIDFSKLVYPFMQVTDILYMDLDLALGGIDQRKAHVLAREIAEKIGKKKIVAIHTPLIPSLKGPSEGRMGSGESIQEVDEYYSEIKMSKSKPETAIFVTDPPEEIERKILKAYCPPRETAENPIISIAENIILRVRRELKIERPARYGGDIVISSAEELRKIYSEGLLHPLDLKNSVARELIAILRPVREGIMKGESRHVIEILKGKITR from the coding sequence ATGGATGTAGAGGGAAGGCTTAAGAAGATCATGGAAGGAGTGCAAGAGGTTATAACTGTAAACGAGCTTAAAGATCTTTTAGAGAGAGGTGGAGGAGTAGGTTATCTCGGCTTCGAACCATCAGGAATCTTTCACATAGGATGGTTTGTATGGGCTCTTAAATTTAAAGATTTGATCGAAGCCGGTTTCAAGATGAAACTTCTTTCAGCTACATGGCATGCTTGGATTAATGATAAGCTCGGAGGTGATATAGAGCTTATAAAGAAAGCCTCAGACCATGTTGTTGAGGTTCTAGAGATTATAGGTATCAGTAGAAGTAGCTATCAACTGGTCTACGCTGAGGACCTTGTATCAGACTCAAATTACTGGGTTCTTCTTCTTAAGGTTGCTAAGAACACTACACTGGCTAGAGCTAAGAGAGCTCTAACTATTATGGGAAGAAAAGCTGATGAAGCCGAGATAGATTTCTCAAAGCTTGTGTATCCTTTCATGCAGGTCACAGACATACTTTACATGGATCTGGACCTAGCCTTAGGAGGTATAGATCAGAGGAAGGCTCATGTTTTAGCTAGAGAGATCGCTGAGAAAATTGGGAAAAAGAAGATTGTAGCTATACACACGCCTCTAATACCATCTCTGAAAGGTCCTTCGGAAGGAAGGATGGGTTCTGGAGAAAGTATTCAAGAAGTAGATGAGTATTATTCGGAGATCAAGATGAGCAAGTCTAAGCCTGAGACAGCCATCTTCGTAACAGATCCTCCAGAAGAAATTGAAAGAAAGATATTAAAAGCATACTGCCCTCCAAGGGAGACTGCTGAGAATCCTATTATATCTATTGCAGAGAATATAATCCTAAGAGTGAGAAGAGAACTTAAGATTGAAAGACCTGCAAGATATGGAGGAGATATTGTAATCTCCTCAGCAGAAGAGCTGAGAAAGATCTATTCAGAAGGTTTGTTGCATCCTCTTGATCTTAAGAACAGTGTAGCTAGAGAGCTAATAGCTATTCTAAGACCTGTAAGAGAGGGTATAATGAAAGGCGAGAGTAGGCATGTCATAGAAATTCTAAAAGGTAAGATCACTAGATAA
- a CDS encoding deoxyhypusine synthase, which yields MFKVEDEIIKDVKVNPSLRVVELIEIYRDIHGFTASSLYRSAEILREMILKSDLRFLSFTGNIIATGLRGIIAQLIDEKIFNVVITTCGAIDHDIARSLDPKGYMKGYFEADDIMLINRNLHRLGNIFIKMESYGPAIERFTHSLIDEIISIKKRWGVREILKEAGRRLAEDPNSILGAAYRSNVPIYVPGIVDGAFGTALFTKSKISRFELDLFSDMSELADMVFRARSSGALILGGGISKHHTIWWNQFREGLDYAVYVTTAQEYDGSLSGARTREAISWGKIKPQGKHEVIIGEVSVILPILASYILSISNSRS from the coding sequence GTGTTTAAAGTGGAGGATGAGATTATTAAAGATGTTAAAGTAAATCCAAGTCTCAGAGTGGTAGAGCTGATAGAAATCTATAGAGATATTCATGGGTTCACTGCTTCATCTCTCTACAGATCTGCTGAGATCTTGAGAGAGATGATTCTCAAAAGCGACTTGAGATTCCTCTCCTTCACAGGAAATATAATAGCCACAGGCTTGAGAGGTATAATAGCTCAGTTAATAGATGAGAAGATATTCAACGTGGTGATAACAACGTGTGGTGCGATAGATCATGATATAGCTCGATCTCTAGACCCTAAAGGATACATGAAAGGATACTTCGAAGCCGATGATATAATGCTTATAAACAGGAATCTTCATAGACTCGGAAATATATTCATAAAAATGGAGAGTTATGGACCTGCTATAGAGAGATTTACGCATTCTCTCATAGATGAGATCATAAGCATTAAGAAAAGGTGGGGTGTTAGAGAGATCCTTAAAGAAGCTGGTAGGAGACTTGCTGAAGATCCTAACTCCATACTCGGAGCAGCTTATAGGAGTAATGTTCCAATATATGTGCCAGGAATAGTAGACGGAGCTTTTGGTACCGCTCTTTTTACCAAATCCAAGATCTCAAGATTTGAACTTGATCTATTTTCTGATATGAGCGAGTTAGCTGACATGGTCTTTCGTGCAAGATCTTCTGGAGCACTTATTCTAGGAGGCGGCATCAGCAAGCATCATACTATCTGGTGGAATCAATTTAGAGAAGGTCTCGATTATGCTGTGTATGTGACTACAGCTCAGGAGTATGACGGATCTCTTAGTGGTGCTAGAACTAGAGAAGCTATTAGCTGGGGTAAGATCAAGCCTCAGGGAAAACATGAGGTTATAATTGGAGAGGTGTCAGTAATACTTCCTATACTAGCTTCATATATTCTCAGTATATCTAATTCTAGATCTTAA
- a CDS encoding nucleotidyltransferase: protein MTEDNRRRIGVITMVYELEDLSELFSYLESLGVRLAIIGSTSLQYHMGIRKFEDDLDLFVYEGSLLLEEERLRSDLARLGWDVGLTEFSTPKVIMRRGDEEIEVELYENIHDFYIPLELIERARDITVKDHRLKILLPEQYLVLKARAGRDKDLEDLRVYSDMIKEGKLRISISLIRENASLFEEERIIISRLRSSGIKI, encoded by the coding sequence ATGACGGAGGATAATAGAAGAAGGATAGGTGTGATAACCATGGTTTACGAACTTGAAGATCTATCAGAATTATTCTCTTACCTTGAGAGTCTAGGTGTTAGATTAGCTATAATAGGTAGCACCTCTCTTCAATACCATATGGGAATAAGAAAATTTGAAGATGATCTAGATCTTTTCGTTTATGAAGGTTCGCTACTACTTGAAGAGGAAAGACTTAGATCAGATCTTGCAAGACTTGGCTGGGATGTGGGTTTAACCGAGTTCTCAACACCGAAAGTAATAATGAGGAGAGGAGATGAAGAAATAGAGGTCGAACTTTATGAGAATATACATGACTTCTATATACCTCTAGAATTGATTGAGAGAGCTAGAGATATAACTGTGAAAGATCATAGATTGAAGATACTATTACCAGAACAGTATCTAGTTCTAAAAGCTAGAGCTGGCAGAGATAAGGATCTTGAGGATCTAAGAGTTTATAGCGATATGATTAAAGAGGGAAAGTTGAGAATAAGCATATCTTTGATTCGTGAAAACGCGTCTTTATTCGAGGAGGAGAGAATTATTATATCAAGATTAAGATCTTCAGGTATTAAGATCTAG
- a CDS encoding MFS transporter encodes MSLPTIYVIVLLSISSITYSFAYVSYSYFVRYFALELGVDYSRQALYDSLGNILSAFGILLIGISSDRLGRILTTSIASLTGVFSALAALSRDPLLGIPIAIVFLNISFATTIIARNLLMIELGGDAVGRLFGGVMTLGALAMIAGPVIGLWAKNLYGYEFLFTITAFLYLISSLSIYMLRFKVREIRYVNDNSIISMIRNLKVTNSVPQDLYARRLFIFAVIDKFSYSMWAQMIYALAASEKIPLDISAYLTTVMNLSWFVSQYVFGIATDKISSISILRFSELITGLSAFILALAISFNYYPLLYLSFILIGLSYSSWIPSYNKYVQLYIKPDQRAIYMSIINIYAILIASPAPYLGGILRGIISPGVFHLYLASLVHSLNSYLTLPREVKLSHFKNPLKMKRHKSLH; translated from the coding sequence TTGAGTCTACCTACGATCTATGTAATTGTTCTCCTAAGCATATCATCCATAACATATAGCTTTGCATATGTATCCTACTCTTATTTTGTAAGATATTTTGCTCTCGAGCTCGGTGTAGATTATTCAAGACAAGCTCTATATGATTCTCTTGGAAATATTCTTTCAGCATTTGGTATACTACTCATAGGAATATCCTCAGATCGTTTGGGTAGGATTCTGACAACATCGATAGCTTCTCTGACAGGGGTATTCTCAGCTCTAGCCGCGTTAAGCAGAGATCCTCTTCTCGGGATTCCTATAGCAATAGTTTTTTTAAACATATCATTCGCGACAACCATCATTGCAAGGAATCTTCTTATGATTGAATTAGGAGGAGATGCTGTCGGCAGACTTTTTGGAGGTGTGATGACGTTAGGAGCTCTAGCAATGATAGCAGGACCTGTCATAGGGCTTTGGGCCAAGAATCTATATGGATATGAATTTCTTTTTACAATAACAGCGTTTCTGTATCTGATCTCCTCCCTCTCCATATACATGCTGAGATTCAAGGTAAGAGAGATAAGATATGTAAATGATAACAGTATCATCTCTATGATTAGAAATCTTAAAGTCACAAATAGTGTTCCACAAGATCTATATGCTAGAAGACTTTTCATATTCGCCGTAATTGATAAGTTTTCTTACAGTATGTGGGCTCAGATGATCTATGCTTTAGCTGCTTCGGAAAAAATACCTCTTGATATATCGGCTTATCTCACCACAGTGATGAATCTCTCATGGTTCGTCTCTCAGTATGTATTTGGTATTGCAACTGATAAGATCTCTTCAATATCTATACTAAGATTCTCAGAACTGATAACAGGTTTATCAGCATTCATTCTAGCGCTAGCTATATCATTCAACTACTATCCGCTTCTATACCTTTCATTCATATTAATAGGGCTCTCATACTCTTCATGGATTCCTTCATATAACAAATACGTTCAACTTTACATAAAACCTGATCAGAGAGCAATATATATGAGCATAATAAACATCTATGCCATATTAATAGCTTCTCCAGCTCCCTATCTGGGTGGGATTCTTAGAGGAATTATATCTCCTGGGGTTTTTCATCTATACCTAGCATCTCTAGTGCACTCACTCAACTCCTACCTAACCCTACCCAGAGAAGTAAAACTCTCTCATTTCAAAAACCCTCTCAAAATGAAGAGGCATAAGAGTCTTCATTAA
- the uppS gene encoding polyprenyl diphosphate synthase: MKNRVKSVFIKFLERIYWILLKPVYKVYEWKLYRSVKKGIIPGHVAIIPDGNRRWAERMGWERTSGHYYGYNKLKEVLKWLDELGVKAVTIYAMSYENCLYRSDEEKRNLFNIIRRGLKELESYSREKKVRVKVMGRLDLVPRDIIDLAMDLEKSTSTYDEKMLNIMLCYGGRQEIVDAFKKMYEDIRRGVLKIDDVNENTLSKYLYTGYMGELQEPDLVIRTSGEIRISNFLLWQSAYSELFFCEALWPEFRKIDLLRALRSYQRRERRFGR, from the coding sequence ATGAAAAATAGAGTGAAGAGCGTGTTTATAAAGTTTCTCGAGAGAATTTATTGGATCCTGTTAAAACCTGTGTATAAGGTGTATGAGTGGAAGCTCTATAGAAGTGTTAAGAAAGGCATTATACCAGGTCATGTCGCCATAATACCTGATGGGAATAGGAGATGGGCTGAGAGAATGGGTTGGGAGAGAACTTCAGGTCATTATTATGGATATAATAAGCTGAAGGAAGTCTTAAAATGGCTCGACGAGCTAGGTGTTAAAGCTGTTACTATATATGCAATGTCTTATGAAAACTGCCTATATAGATCTGATGAGGAGAAAAGGAATTTATTTAATATTATTAGAAGAGGTCTTAAAGAACTTGAGAGTTATAGTAGAGAGAAGAAGGTAAGAGTGAAAGTTATGGGAAGACTCGATCTAGTCCCAAGAGATATAATAGATCTAGCTATGGATCTTGAGAAAAGCACAAGTACCTACGATGAGAAAATGCTTAATATAATGCTCTGCTATGGAGGAAGGCAGGAGATAGTTGATGCTTTCAAGAAGATGTATGAAGACATAAGAAGAGGAGTTCTGAAAATTGATGATGTAAATGAAAACACATTATCAAAATATCTCTATACAGGATACATGGGAGAACTTCAAGAACCAGATCTTGTTATAAGAACCTCTGGAGAGATCAGAATAAGTAATTTTCTCTTATGGCAATCAGCATACTCAGAACTGTTCTTCTGCGAGGCTTTATGGCCTGAGTTCAGAAAGATCGATCTTTTAAGAGCTTTAAGATCTTATCAGCGTAGAGAAAGACGTTTTGGAAGATAG
- the fen gene encoding flap endonuclease-1, translated as MGVNLRDIIPEKAIRILGDIRELSGKIVAIDAYNALYQFLSAIRQPDGTPLMDSKGRVTSHLSGLFYRTINLIESGLKPVYVFDGKPPEIKYAEIASRSLSKQKAEEKYREAREKGDTELMRRYAQATSRLTNEMIEVSRKLLDAMGVPWVQAPSEGEAQAAYMVIKGDAWCTVSQDYDSLLFGSLRLVRNLTISGKRKLPGKEIYVETPPELIQLEDLLKILSITREQLIDIAILIGTDFNPDGVEGVGPKTALNIIKTYGSLEKALKTLPRALFPTDPIEIRNFFLKPPTTDNYKLVWKEPDQNKIIELLVEEYEFSRERVEKHVERLSKALKAGRSTGLDKWVRR; from the coding sequence ATGGGTGTTAATCTTAGAGATATAATACCTGAGAAGGCTATCAGAATATTAGGCGATATAAGAGAGCTTTCTGGAAAGATTGTAGCTATAGATGCTTATAACGCATTATATCAGTTTCTCTCAGCAATAAGACAGCCTGATGGAACACCTCTAATGGATAGTAAAGGAAGGGTTACAAGTCATCTCTCAGGACTTTTCTACAGAACTATCAATCTTATAGAAAGTGGTCTTAAACCTGTGTATGTTTTCGATGGGAAGCCTCCTGAGATCAAGTATGCTGAGATAGCTAGCAGAAGCCTTTCAAAGCAGAAAGCTGAAGAAAAATATAGAGAGGCTAGAGAGAAGGGAGACACAGAGCTTATGAGGAGATATGCTCAGGCAACATCAAGATTAACAAATGAGATGATAGAAGTATCTAGAAAGCTTCTAGACGCCATGGGAGTTCCATGGGTTCAGGCTCCTTCTGAGGGTGAAGCTCAGGCTGCGTACATGGTTATCAAGGGAGATGCCTGGTGTACTGTAAGCCAGGATTATGACTCGCTCCTATTCGGATCTCTAAGACTTGTGAGGAACCTAACTATATCAGGTAAGAGGAAGCTTCCTGGTAAGGAGATCTATGTGGAGACACCTCCAGAACTTATACAACTAGAAGATCTTCTGAAGATCCTGTCAATAACCAGAGAGCAACTCATAGATATAGCCATACTAATAGGCACAGATTTTAATCCAGATGGTGTAGAAGGTGTAGGTCCTAAAACAGCTCTTAATATAATCAAGACATACGGATCTCTAGAGAAGGCTCTTAAAACGCTACCTAGAGCTTTATTCCCAACAGATCCTATAGAGATAAGAAATTTCTTCCTAAAACCACCTACGACTGATAACTATAAGCTGGTTTGGAAAGAACCTGACCAGAATAAGATAATAGAATTACTGGTTGAAGAATACGAGTTTTCAAGAGAACGTGTTGAGAAGCATGTCGAGAGACTTTCTAAAGCTCTTAAGGCAGGTAGAAGCACAGGGTTAGACAAGTGGGTTAGAAGGTAG